A part of Streptomyces sp. DSM 40750 genomic DNA contains:
- a CDS encoding L,D-transpeptidase family protein yields MRHLVRHLVRRPVRHLSSSVGSRVPVPATVLALALALALTLAGCGGPGTGTPGDVPSATASARDTRPVTSSTARARSAPSAAGETNAAGERAPDAKTADPSPSAPADLPGLGPKTLAEIPDNARQVVVVTGKDRNSPQSQVVLYRRTGDGWAAGQTWAAHNALRGWTDDHHAGDLHSPIGVFTLSDAGGLLPDPGTKLPYDQSGSFTIGGTGFEGEPLAGSFDYVVAIDYNRRPGTSPLDWTRPLGADRGGGIWLHVDHGGPTHGCVSLTRQHMKELLLTLDPALQPVIVMGDATSLAR; encoded by the coding sequence ATGAGGCACCTCGTGAGGCACCTCGTGAGGCGCCCGGTGAGACACCTCTCCTCCTCCGTGGGCTCCCGAGTGCCGGTTCCCGCCACGGTCCTGGCCCTGGCCCTGGCCCTGGCCCTCACCCTGGCCGGGTGCGGCGGCCCCGGTACCGGGACGCCGGGGGACGTCCCCTCGGCCACCGCCAGTGCGCGGGACACCCGGCCCGTCACGTCCAGCACGGCTCGCGCCCGATCCGCGCCGAGCGCGGCCGGCGAAACGAACGCGGCCGGCGAAAGGGCCCCGGACGCCAAAACCGCGGACCCGAGCCCTTCCGCACCGGCCGACCTGCCGGGCCTCGGCCCGAAGACTCTCGCCGAGATCCCCGACAACGCCCGGCAGGTCGTCGTCGTCACCGGGAAGGACAGGAACTCCCCGCAGTCGCAGGTGGTGTTGTACCGGCGCACCGGCGACGGCTGGGCCGCCGGGCAGACCTGGGCCGCCCACAACGCGCTCCGGGGGTGGACCGACGACCATCACGCGGGTGACCTGCACTCGCCCATCGGTGTGTTCACCCTCAGCGACGCGGGCGGACTGCTCCCCGACCCGGGCACGAAGCTGCCCTACGACCAGTCCGGTTCCTTCACCATCGGCGGCACCGGATTCGAGGGCGAGCCGCTCGCCGGCTCCTTCGACTACGTGGTGGCGATCGACTACAACCGCCGGCCGGGCACCTCCCCGCTCGACTGGACCCGTCCGCTCGGCGCGGACCGCGGCGGCGGCATCTGGCTGCACGTCGACCACGGGGGACCCACCCACGGCTGCGTGAGCCTGACGCGGCAGCACATGAAGGAGCTGCTGCTCACGCTCGACCCGGCGCTGCAGCCGGTGATCGTGATGGGGGACGCCACGTCCCTCGCACGGTGA
- a CDS encoding L,D-transpeptidase, with product MHDGETTHRTGPARSTLALLSVSLCLLAGCGPGPSDAKNPAEDPAKTPVQATRAATVARLQLHATDGQEHVPVATGGRVTVDGGTITEVSLSTTDGRAVPGERSPDRKSWTPSGDLKHGTAYRLTAVATDAGGHRVSRTVTFRTLAEADRFTGTYTPENGSTVGVGMPVSFTFDKPITDRKAVESAIDVSADSGQTVVGHWFGGQRLDFRPREYWKPHSTVTVRIRLAGVKGAADAYGDQDRTLRFKVGRSQVSTVDAAAHTMKVVQDGTTVRNIPITAGAASTPTWNGRMVVSEKLISTRMNGATVGYAGQYDIPDVPHAMRLSTSGTFIHGNYWGADSVFGRSNISHGCVGLNDIKGGGDLGQDAAWFYDNSLIGDVVVVKNSDDKVIAPDNGLNGWNMPWSEWTAGSAR from the coding sequence ATGCACGACGGAGAAACCACACATCGCACCGGCCCGGCCCGGTCCACCCTGGCGCTGCTGTCCGTCTCGCTGTGCCTGCTGGCCGGCTGCGGCCCCGGGCCGTCGGACGCGAAGAACCCCGCCGAGGACCCCGCGAAGACACCGGTGCAGGCCACCCGGGCGGCAACGGTGGCCCGGCTGCAACTGCACGCCACCGACGGGCAGGAACACGTCCCGGTCGCCACCGGCGGCCGGGTCACGGTCGACGGGGGCACGATCACCGAGGTGTCCCTGTCCACCACGGACGGCCGGGCCGTGCCGGGCGAACGCTCCCCGGACAGGAAGAGCTGGACCCCCTCGGGCGACCTGAAGCACGGCACGGCCTACCGGCTGACGGCGGTGGCCACCGACGCCGGCGGCCACCGGGTCAGCAGGACCGTGACGTTCAGGACCCTTGCCGAGGCCGACCGGTTCACCGGCACCTACACCCCGGAGAACGGCTCCACGGTGGGCGTGGGCATGCCGGTTTCGTTCACCTTCGACAAACCGATCACCGACAGGAAGGCCGTCGAGTCCGCCATCGACGTCAGTGCCGACAGCGGACAGACCGTCGTGGGCCACTGGTTCGGCGGGCAGCGCCTCGACTTCCGTCCGCGGGAGTACTGGAAGCCCCACTCCACGGTCACCGTCAGGATCCGCCTCGCCGGAGTGAAAGGGGCCGCCGACGCGTACGGCGACCAGGACCGGACCCTCCGGTTCAAGGTCGGGCGCAGTCAGGTGTCCACCGTGGACGCCGCCGCGCACACCATGAAGGTCGTCCAGGACGGCACCACCGTGCGGAACATACCGATCACCGCGGGCGCCGCCTCGACGCCCACCTGGAACGGGCGGATGGTCGTCTCGGAGAAGCTGATCTCGACACGGATGAACGGCGCCACGGTCGGTTACGCCGGCCAGTACGACATCCCCGACGTCCCGCACGCCATGCGGCTGTCCACCTCGGGCACCTTCATCCACGGCAACTACTGGGGGGCCGACTCCGTCTTCGGCCGGTCCAACATCAGCCACGGCTGTGTGGGGCTCAACGACATCAAGGGCGGCGGCGACTTGGGCCAGGACGCCGCCTGGTTCTACGACAACTCCCTCATCGGCGACGTGGTCGTGGTGAAGAACTCCGACGACAAGGTGATCGCCCCCGACAACGGACTCAACGGCTGGAACATGCCGTGGAGCGAGTGGACGGCGGGGTCGGCGCGATGA
- a CDS encoding response regulator transcription factor codes for MCAHILIAEDDGMQAELIRRLLVKEGHRAVVVRDGRAAVDEARNHRPDLVILDVMLPGLDGFGVCRVLRRDADIPVLMLTARSAEDDLLLGLDLGADDYMTKPYSPRELLARVRIVLRRTLSPVEESPVLRVGGLTVDPVRHEVTCDGAAVGCTPGEFAILTAMAAEPERVFSRRQLLEHTRGHDRASTERAIDMHIMNLRKKIEADPRTPARLLTVFGVGYKLVDGPGPS; via the coding sequence GTGTGCGCACATATTCTGATCGCGGAGGACGACGGCATGCAGGCCGAGCTCATCCGCCGGCTCCTCGTCAAGGAAGGCCACAGGGCCGTCGTCGTCCGCGACGGACGGGCCGCAGTCGACGAGGCCCGCAACCACCGGCCCGACCTGGTGATCCTCGATGTCATGCTGCCGGGCCTCGACGGTTTCGGCGTCTGCCGCGTGCTGCGCCGGGACGCGGACATACCCGTGCTGATGCTCACGGCCCGCTCCGCCGAGGACGATCTGCTGCTCGGTCTCGACCTCGGCGCGGACGACTACATGACGAAGCCGTACAGCCCCCGGGAACTGCTGGCACGCGTCCGCATCGTGCTGCGCCGCACCCTGAGCCCCGTCGAGGAATCCCCCGTGCTGCGTGTCGGGGGCCTCACCGTCGACCCGGTACGGCACGAGGTCACCTGCGACGGCGCGGCGGTCGGCTGCACCCCGGGCGAGTTCGCCATCCTGACCGCCATGGCCGCCGAGCCCGAACGGGTCTTCTCACGCCGTCAGTTGCTGGAACACACCCGCGGTCACGACCGGGCGTCCACCGAGCGCGCCATCGACATGCACATCATGAACCTGCGCAAGAAGATCGAGGCCGACCCGCGCACACCCGCACGGCTGCTGACGGTGTTCGGAGTCGGCTACAAACTCGTCGACGGCCCGGGTCCCTCATGA